In Rhodococcus rhodochrous, a single genomic region encodes these proteins:
- a CDS encoding HAD-IC family P-type ATPase gives MAVEEPTTVVGTGEAPVLAPDHAANGLSTEQVAERVARGLTNDVPDRASRSVKDIVRANVFTRINAILGVLLLIVLATGSIIDGMFGLLIIANSSIGIIQEVRAKRTLDKLAIVSQTKPVVRRDGAAAPIVPREVVLDDLIELGPGDQLVVDGEVVEAQGLELDESLLTGESDPVHKVPGSTVMSGSFVASGSGSYRATKVGRDAYAARLAEEASKFTLVKSELNAGINKILRFITYLMIPAGLLIIYNQLFSSGESLGPALSGMVAALVPMVPEGLVLMTSIAFAVGVVRLGRRQCLVQELPAIEGLARVDVVCADKTGTLTENGMRLSDLEAVDGSDLDEARAALAALAADDPRPNASVLAIAEAFPTAPGWGEPTAVAPFSSAKKWSGQSYGIHGNWLLGAPDVLLDPGTDAARRAEELGSNGLRVLLLARSDRPVDDELAPGTVTPAALVVLEQRVRPDAKPTLEYFAGQQVDVKVISGDNAIAVGAVASSLGLPGSASPIDARSLPEGGNELADVVEGSTTFGRVRPDQKRAMVGALQSRGHTVAMTGDGVNDVLALKDADIGVAMGSGSPATRAVAQIVLLDNKFATLPYVVAEGRRVIGNIERVSNLFLTKTVYSVLLAFLVGVSGVLSQVFDFEPLPYPFLPRHVTIAAWFTIGIPAFLLSLAPNNERARSGFVSRVMRLAIPSGVVVGVATFVCYVLVYGGPEQTEQQKIQAGTSALITLLIIALWVLAVVARPYQWWKIVLLAGSVLGYVILFSVPFTREFFALDPSNVGYTTIAVTCGLIGVVLVEALWWVSGRLHGERRRLFAAHDDLLPGVH, from the coding sequence ATGGCAGTAGAAGAGCCCACGACGGTGGTGGGAACGGGCGAGGCGCCGGTCCTCGCACCCGACCACGCAGCCAACGGGCTGTCCACCGAGCAGGTCGCCGAGCGTGTGGCGCGTGGCCTCACCAACGATGTCCCCGACCGCGCATCCCGGTCGGTCAAGGACATCGTCCGGGCCAACGTGTTCACCCGCATCAACGCGATCCTCGGGGTGCTGCTGCTGATCGTGCTGGCCACCGGCTCGATCATCGACGGCATGTTCGGTCTGCTGATCATCGCGAACAGCAGCATCGGCATCATCCAGGAGGTGCGCGCCAAGCGCACCCTCGACAAACTGGCCATCGTCAGCCAGACGAAGCCCGTCGTGCGCCGGGACGGCGCCGCCGCGCCGATCGTTCCCCGCGAAGTGGTCCTCGACGACCTCATCGAGCTCGGCCCCGGCGACCAGCTGGTCGTCGACGGCGAGGTGGTCGAGGCCCAGGGACTCGAACTGGACGAGTCGCTGTTGACGGGCGAGTCGGATCCCGTGCACAAGGTGCCCGGTTCGACGGTCATGTCGGGCAGCTTCGTCGCCTCCGGTTCCGGCTCCTACCGCGCGACGAAGGTCGGCCGCGACGCCTACGCGGCGCGGCTCGCGGAAGAGGCCAGCAAGTTCACGCTCGTGAAGTCGGAGCTGAACGCGGGCATCAACAAGATCCTGCGCTTCATCACCTACCTGATGATCCCCGCGGGTCTGCTCATCATCTACAACCAGCTCTTCTCCAGCGGCGAGTCGCTCGGCCCCGCGCTGAGCGGCATGGTCGCCGCCCTCGTGCCCATGGTGCCCGAGGGCCTCGTGCTCATGACCTCCATCGCGTTCGCGGTCGGTGTCGTCCGCCTCGGGCGACGCCAATGCCTCGTGCAGGAACTGCCGGCGATCGAAGGCCTCGCGCGCGTCGACGTGGTGTGCGCCGACAAGACCGGCACGCTCACCGAGAACGGCATGCGCCTGTCCGACCTCGAAGCCGTCGACGGCAGCGACCTCGACGAGGCCCGCGCCGCCCTGGCCGCGCTCGCGGCCGACGACCCGCGCCCCAACGCCAGCGTCCTCGCGATCGCCGAGGCGTTCCCCACCGCCCCCGGCTGGGGCGAGCCGACGGCCGTCGCGCCGTTCTCGTCGGCGAAGAAGTGGAGCGGTCAGTCGTACGGCATCCACGGCAATTGGCTCCTCGGCGCACCCGACGTGCTGCTCGACCCCGGCACCGACGCGGCGCGACGCGCCGAGGAACTCGGCTCGAACGGACTGCGGGTGCTGCTGCTCGCGCGCAGCGACCGTCCGGTCGACGACGAACTTGCTCCCGGCACGGTCACGCCGGCGGCGCTCGTCGTCCTCGAACAGCGGGTACGCCCGGACGCGAAGCCGACCCTCGAGTACTTCGCCGGCCAGCAGGTCGACGTCAAGGTCATCTCCGGCGACAACGCGATCGCCGTCGGTGCGGTCGCCTCGTCGCTCGGCCTGCCGGGCAGCGCGTCCCCCATCGACGCGCGTTCCCTGCCGGAGGGCGGGAACGAACTCGCCGACGTCGTCGAGGGCTCGACGACCTTCGGCCGGGTCCGTCCCGACCAGAAGCGCGCGATGGTCGGAGCGCTGCAGTCGCGCGGCCACACCGTCGCGATGACCGGCGACGGCGTCAACGACGTGCTCGCCCTCAAGGACGCCGACATCGGAGTCGCGATGGGATCGGGCAGCCCCGCCACCCGTGCGGTCGCGCAGATCGTCCTTCTCGACAACAAGTTCGCGACGCTGCCCTACGTGGTGGCCGAGGGTCGTCGGGTCATCGGCAACATCGAACGCGTCTCCAACCTGTTCCTCACCAAGACGGTGTACTCGGTGCTCCTCGCCTTCCTGGTGGGCGTGTCGGGTGTGCTGTCGCAGGTATTCGACTTCGAGCCGTTGCCGTACCCGTTCCTGCCGCGCCACGTGACGATCGCGGCGTGGTTCACCATCGGCATCCCCGCCTTCCTGCTGTCGCTGGCACCGAACAACGAGCGGGCACGCTCGGGCTTCGTCTCCCGCGTGATGCGACTGGCGATCCCCTCGGGCGTCGTGGTCGGTGTGGCGACCTTCGTCTGTTACGTGCTCGTCTACGGCGGTCCGGAGCAGACCGAGCAGCAGAAGATCCAGGCCGGTACCTCGGCCCTGATCACCCTGCTGATCATCGCGCTGTGGGTGCTCGCGGTGGTCGCCCGCCCGTACCAGTGGTGGAAGATCGTGCTGCTCGCCGGTTCGGTGCTCGGCTACGTGATCCTGTTCTCCGTACCGTTCACCCGCGAGTTCTTCGCGCTCGACCCGTCGAACGTCGGGTACACGACGATCGCGGTGACGTGCGGGCTGATCGGAGTCGTCCTCGTCGAGGCCCTGTGGTGGGTGTCGGGGCGTCTGCACGGGGAACGCCGGCGCCTGTTCGCTGCCCACGACGATCTGCTGCCGGGCGTACACTGA